The Paenibacillus sophorae genome has a segment encoding these proteins:
- a CDS encoding extracellular solute-binding protein — protein MNRKMSIVLSALLFASVVLTACSGSNASNNTPAATNAASGDASSGDTTGFPLKEKLTLKAVAKRPALAPSDFNDFELAKRMESETNVHVDWTTIVDTDYDQKKNLLLASGDLPDMFYGAAFTDTELLHYGQDGTIIPLNDLIDKHMPNLKALFEKRPDIKALVTAPDGNIYSLPVGEELGSGQEDIGANPDFLYINSDWLKNLGLEMPKTLEEYHNVLKAFEDRDPNKNGKKDEIPLSFINAYWTGDIGYLFGAFGEPDKTYQPGNNTYSEHLNVKDGKVYYAALQPGYKEAVKYFHTWFEEGLVDIESFTHNDAQYLAKGKTQDETLGSFLWWDHTDVVGGERDDHYPIVPPFKDLVVKWNNGSAIGRGGTVITEANKNPEVTAEWLDKLYDSVTAAEVHWGPIGTWFEKDANGLLVQKKDIENPGEFRRTVALGGAGVITGEDFEKVVAPEPRAKQRMDDIKNIFVPQMEKEHFPLIFFTDQELQTIDRLKPEIQTYTNKMRAQWLMDGGVDEEWDKYTADLKKMGIEDLMKVYQDGYDRYMQAQK, from the coding sequence ATGAATAGAAAAATGTCCATAGTTCTTAGTGCGCTCCTGTTCGCTTCCGTCGTACTTACGGCATGCAGCGGCAGCAACGCTTCAAACAATACTCCGGCGGCAACGAATGCCGCATCGGGTGATGCAAGCAGCGGTGACACCACAGGTTTCCCGCTTAAGGAGAAACTGACGCTGAAGGCCGTGGCGAAGCGTCCCGCGCTCGCGCCGAGCGATTTCAACGATTTTGAACTGGCGAAGCGGATGGAGTCGGAGACCAATGTCCATGTGGACTGGACGACGATCGTCGATACGGATTACGACCAGAAGAAGAATCTGCTGCTGGCAAGCGGCGATTTGCCGGATATGTTCTACGGAGCCGCCTTTACGGACACGGAACTGCTGCATTACGGCCAGGACGGCACCATTATTCCGCTTAACGATCTGATCGACAAGCATATGCCCAACCTGAAGGCCCTTTTTGAAAAACGCCCGGATATCAAAGCGCTCGTTACGGCTCCCGACGGCAACATTTACTCGCTGCCGGTAGGCGAGGAACTGGGAAGCGGGCAGGAGGATATCGGGGCTAATCCGGACTTTTTGTATATTAATTCAGACTGGCTGAAGAATCTTGGACTTGAAATGCCGAAGACTTTGGAAGAATACCACAACGTTTTGAAAGCGTTTGAAGATAGAGATCCGAACAAGAACGGCAAGAAAGACGAAATTCCGCTCTCCTTCATCAACGCCTATTGGACCGGGGATATCGGCTATCTGTTCGGCGCGTTCGGCGAACCCGACAAAACATATCAGCCGGGCAATAACACCTACTCCGAGCATCTGAACGTCAAGGACGGAAAGGTATACTACGCTGCTCTGCAGCCGGGCTACAAAGAGGCAGTAAAATATTTTCACACCTGGTTTGAAGAAGGTCTAGTGGATATCGAATCCTTCACCCATAACGACGCGCAATACTTGGCAAAAGGCAAGACGCAAGATGAAACGCTGGGCTCCTTCCTCTGGTGGGACCATACCGACGTTGTCGGCGGGGAGCGGGATGATCACTATCCCATCGTGCCGCCGTTTAAAGACTTGGTAGTGAAATGGAATAACGGTTCGGCGATAGGCAGAGGCGGCACCGTGATTACGGAAGCGAACAAGAATCCGGAAGTGACCGCCGAGTGGCTCGACAAGCTGTATGATTCGGTCACGGCGGCAGAGGTCCATTGGGGCCCGATCGGCACATGGTTCGAGAAAGACGCAAATGGACTGCTCGTTCAGAAGAAAGATATCGAGAACCCGGGCGAATTCCGGCGGACGGTCGCTTTGGGAGGAGCGGGTGTCATTACCGGCGAGGATTTTGAGAAGGTAGTTGCTCCGGAACCGCGCGCGAAACAGCGGATGGACGATATCAAGAATATTTTCGTTCCGCAGATGGAGAAAGAGCATTTTCCGCTTATTTTCTTCACGGATCAAGAATTGCAGACGATCGACCGCTTGAAACCGGAAATCCAAACCTACACGAACAAGATGCGCGCCCAGTGGCTGATGGACGGCGGCGTGGATGAAGAGTGGGATAAATACACCGCCGATCTGAAAAAAATGGGTATCGAGGATCTGATGAAGGTCTATCAGGACGGCTACGACCGCTACATGCAAGCTCAGAAATAA
- a CDS encoding glycoside hydrolase family 32 protein has protein sequence MSTKSYSETFRPQFHYSPEANWLNDPNGLVWYEGEYHLFYQHHPHSTVWGPMHWGHAVSKDLVYWEELPIALWPDHNGAIFSGSAVVDWHDTTGFFNGGSGLVAVFTHHDTQTPSGVPRQSQSLAYSSDKGRTWTMYEGNPVLEDERHVDYRDPKVFWDSERERWAMVLAAGQRILFYHSPDLIHWSFGSEFGASEGSHDGVWECPDLFRLPVDGGSGESKWVLIVSIGPSDELAEGSRTQYFVGEYDGVSFVSDNPPDTVLWLDHGRDNYAGVTWSDVPAQDGRRLFIGWMNNWKYANLLPTEAWRGAMTLPRELGLAVCEDGVRLRQMPVKELEALREKEFRINHAVINAGDGNLLQDIHGSALEIEAEIKLTGASAFGFRIHGSAGQGTVIGYDASRSYVFIDRRNAGISDFHPDFSCEHGADLKPSGDILKLRIFADHSSVEVFAGDGRVALTDQVFPGPEHQNLELYVQEGSIEIISLHVYGLKSIWDSSK, from the coding sequence GTGTCTACAAAATCATACAGTGAAACGTTCCGACCACAATTTCATTATTCGCCGGAGGCTAATTGGTTGAACGATCCCAACGGATTGGTATGGTATGAGGGAGAATATCACCTGTTCTATCAACATCATCCCCACAGCACGGTGTGGGGTCCCATGCACTGGGGTCATGCGGTAAGCAAAGACCTGGTCTACTGGGAAGAGCTCCCCATTGCGCTCTGGCCTGATCATAACGGGGCGATCTTCTCGGGAAGCGCGGTTGTGGACTGGCATGATACCACAGGTTTTTTTAATGGAGGCTCCGGCCTGGTGGCGGTATTTACCCATCATGATACGCAGACTCCAAGCGGGGTGCCGCGCCAGAGTCAGAGCCTCGCTTACAGCTCAGACAAGGGCCGAACCTGGACGATGTATGAAGGCAATCCGGTTCTGGAGGATGAGCGGCACGTGGATTACCGTGATCCGAAAGTGTTCTGGGACAGTGAGCGGGAACGGTGGGCGATGGTGCTCGCCGCCGGACAGCGCATTTTGTTCTATCATTCGCCTGATCTGATTCATTGGTCTTTCGGAAGCGAATTCGGCGCGTCGGAAGGCTCGCATGACGGGGTCTGGGAGTGCCCTGATCTGTTCAGGCTCCCTGTTGACGGGGGCAGCGGTGAATCCAAATGGGTGCTTATCGTCAGCATCGGCCCGAGTGATGAACTGGCAGAAGGTTCGCGGACCCAGTATTTTGTAGGCGAATACGACGGCGTCTCCTTTGTGAGCGACAACCCGCCGGATACCGTACTGTGGCTGGATCACGGCAGGGACAATTATGCTGGGGTGACCTGGTCGGACGTCCCCGCGCAGGATGGACGGAGGCTGTTCATCGGCTGGATGAACAACTGGAAATACGCCAATCTGCTGCCGACGGAAGCGTGGAGAGGAGCGATGACACTGCCAAGGGAGCTTGGGCTTGCGGTGTGCGAAGACGGCGTTCGGCTGCGCCAGATGCCGGTAAAGGAGCTTGAGGCACTGAGAGAAAAGGAATTTCGGATCAATCATGCGGTGATTAATGCTGGGGACGGCAATCTTTTGCAAGATATTCATGGAAGTGCGCTGGAAATTGAAGCGGAAATCAAGCTTACGGGCGCGTCAGCGTTCGGCTTTCGGATTCATGGCTCCGCCGGGCAGGGAACGGTTATCGGTTATGATGCGAGCCGCAGCTATGTGTTCATTGACCGCAGAAATGCCGGCATATCGGACTTTCATCCTGATTTCTCCTGCGAGCACGGAGCGGACCTGAAGCCCTCCGGCGATATCCTCAAGCTTCGGATTTTTGCCGATCATTCCTCTGTTGAAGTGTTTGCGGGCGACGGGCGTGTTGCACTGACGGATCAGGTTTTTCCAGGCCCCGAGCATCAGAACCTGGAGCTGTATGTTCAAGAAGGAAGCATTGAAATCATCTCTTTGCATGTATACGGCTTGAAATCCATTTGGGATTCTTCAAAATAA
- the ytxJ gene encoding bacillithiol system redox-active protein YtxJ, whose product MSIQQLHSAEDLEQYIAKPGKKLLFKHSTTCPISAKAYEEFQSYLKDNDTDAAIVLVIEDRPVSNKIAEDFGIKHESPQIFLLEDGDVRWNTSHWKITQSSIKEAVSQ is encoded by the coding sequence ATGTCCATTCAGCAACTCCACTCCGCCGAGGATCTGGAGCAGTATATTGCAAAGCCCGGAAAAAAGCTGCTGTTCAAGCACAGTACGACCTGTCCGATCAGCGCAAAAGCGTATGAAGAGTTCCAGTCCTATTTGAAAGACAATGATACCGACGCCGCCATCGTGCTCGTCATCGAGGACCGTCCGGTGTCCAACAAAATCGCCGAAGATTTCGGCATCAAGCATGAGTCTCCGCAAATCTTCCTGCTTGAGGATGGCGATGTGCGCTGGAATACCTCTCACTGGAAAATTACACAATCGAGCATTAAAGAGGCTGTAAGTCAATGA
- a CDS encoding GNAT family N-acetyltransferase has product MTTGIRVEQIGAIDEGLERELAGLLTVVVEDGASVGFLPPLSEAEAVEYWRGVPGEGVILWAAWDEGGIAGSVQLHLALKPNGLHRAEIAKLMVHPERRRRGIARLLMETAEAYASADGRALLVLDTREGDPSNLLYQSLGYVEAGRIPGYARSADGELHETVFYYKKL; this is encoded by the coding sequence ATGACAACAGGGATTCGTGTAGAACAAATCGGCGCAATAGACGAAGGATTGGAACGGGAGCTGGCCGGGCTGCTGACCGTTGTGGTGGAGGACGGAGCATCCGTCGGTTTTCTGCCACCGCTTTCCGAAGCGGAAGCTGTAGAGTATTGGCGGGGCGTACCGGGTGAGGGCGTTATATTATGGGCCGCTTGGGATGAAGGCGGAATTGCCGGAAGCGTGCAGCTCCATCTTGCCCTGAAGCCGAACGGACTGCACCGCGCGGAGATTGCCAAGCTGATGGTCCATCCTGAGCGCCGCCGCCGGGGCATTGCCCGCCTGCTGATGGAAACGGCAGAAGCGTACGCGTCAGCGGATGGCCGAGCGCTACTTGTGCTTGATACCCGCGAAGGCGATCCGTCCAACCTGCTGTATCAATCGCTCGGCTACGTGGAAGCCGGCAGAATTCCGGGTTATGCCCGGTCGGCGGATGGGGAACTGCATGAGACGGTGTTTTATTACAAGAAGCTCTGA
- the dpaL gene encoding diaminopropionate ammonia-lyase has product MMDIAAFHYIANEQARKANPDKTQVRSMDRQATEQVKRFHKSFPEYEPTPLHSLKALSRKLNVGAIWIKDESYRFGLNAFKVLGGSYAVGKYLAKRLNMDISEITFEKLQMPEIKERLGELTFVTATDGNHGRGIAWAANRLGQKSVVFMPKGSSAARLYNIRKEGAEASITELNYDDTVRLANRYAAEHNGVLIQDSAWEGYEEIPTWIMQGYSTLINETMEQIKADGQNAPTHVFLQAGVGSFAASVLGYYVAEFGDDRPATIIVEPSEAACIYKSATENDGKPHAVTGDLPTIMAGLACGEPSTVAWGILRDYADMYISCPDAVSAKAMRMLGNPLPGDPQIISGESGAVGLGVLSLIQEEQALREVGERLQLNEKSRVLIISTEGDTDPEGYRDIVWNGKYPSF; this is encoded by the coding sequence ATGATGGATATTGCGGCTTTTCATTATATTGCAAACGAACAGGCTCGAAAGGCGAACCCCGATAAAACGCAGGTGCGGTCTATGGACCGTCAAGCGACAGAACAAGTAAAAAGGTTCCACAAAAGCTTTCCCGAATATGAGCCAACGCCTCTGCACAGCCTGAAAGCTTTATCTCGCAAGCTGAACGTGGGCGCTATATGGATCAAGGACGAATCGTACAGATTTGGACTTAACGCTTTTAAAGTGCTGGGAGGCTCTTATGCGGTCGGAAAATATCTGGCGAAGCGGCTCAATATGGATATCTCGGAGATTACATTCGAGAAGCTGCAAATGCCGGAGATTAAAGAGCGGCTAGGGGAGCTTACTTTCGTTACAGCTACTGACGGAAATCACGGCAGGGGGATTGCCTGGGCGGCCAATCGGCTGGGACAGAAATCCGTAGTATTCATGCCCAAAGGCTCATCGGCAGCCAGACTATATAATATAAGAAAGGAAGGGGCGGAAGCCTCAATAACTGAACTGAATTATGATGACACCGTAAGGTTGGCCAATCGGTATGCTGCCGAGCATAACGGAGTCTTGATTCAGGACAGCGCATGGGAAGGCTATGAGGAGATCCCTACCTGGATTATGCAAGGATACAGCACGCTGATTAATGAGACGATGGAGCAAATAAAGGCGGATGGACAGAATGCTCCGACCCATGTATTTCTTCAGGCGGGCGTCGGTTCATTTGCGGCAAGCGTGCTTGGCTATTACGTAGCGGAATTCGGCGACGACCGTCCGGCAACGATCATTGTCGAGCCCAGTGAAGCGGCATGCATCTATAAATCCGCCACGGAAAATGACGGAAAGCCCCATGCGGTAACAGGCGATCTGCCGACGATTATGGCGGGATTGGCCTGCGGGGAGCCCAGCACGGTAGCCTGGGGGATTTTAAGGGATTATGCGGATATGTATATTTCCTGTCCGGATGCTGTTTCGGCCAAGGCCATGAGAATGCTCGGAAATCCTTTACCCGGCGATCCTCAGATCATTTCCGGTGAATCCGGCGCCGTCGGATTGGGAGTTCTGAGTCTGATTCAGGAAGAACAAGCGCTGCGGGAAGTGGGGGAACGACTTCAATTGAACGAGAAATCGAGAGTTCTCATCATAAGCACAGAAGGTGATACGGACCCGGAGGGGTACAGGGATATCGTATGGAACGGCAAGTATCCTTCTTTTTAA
- a CDS encoding LamG-like jellyroll fold domain-containing protein → MLNEPIAYWTFDEGRGNQAADSVSGKIDTVQFALSKGRFQAPRDPVWAAGVKGKALSFDGYSTFIRRPAPLAAQPSENLTITAWVAPRTYDYGAENRLAAIVNQHNREGKEGYILGLFKHGAWSLQAGTGGEWLETWSTEPVPLHRWSFVCAVFAGSEGRISLYLNGRKTTETTLNQPLKITPGSADLLIGRNNDGVILAEAFVMNNFDGWMDELAIYDRALTEAEIQQRYEQDLRGHGGVIPSIDRKAMEIPRQYFAADRHRPQYHMNPPGHWMNEPHAPLYFEGQYHLFYQQNPQGPFYHYIHWGHAVSPDLVHWRDLPAALSPESGLDPDGIWSGSASYDHEGLPVLFYTIGNNDETPNQSIGLARSSFSEDGDNDLKSWIKHPIPIIRQERGTGLFGEFRDPFVWKEDGIYYMLVGTGAGGQEEGGTALVYTSSDMLDWEYRGPLYISDYGKYPYLGKAWELPVLLPLPLEGKEGTRSGKHVLLISPWGEGAKVEVNYWIGVWDPETCKFQPDHEEPGLIDVGDFHFTGPSGMVDPRTGRSLVFTIAQGERTPEIDYDCGWAHGAGMPVSLFLRTDGRLGVEPVEETALLRGRRLLSVAGSSLEDINRQLAGVSGDMLEIILRFNSCQAEQVGISLRRSLDGAEETVIRFNRLEQRLEVDRTNTTLDARERTRGIQGGDLPIGEETLRLHIFVDRSLIECYANGLKSLTTRAYPSRLDALGLLLWSGGPAEQIDMDVWEMGPAYPSH, encoded by the coding sequence ATGTTGAACGAGCCGATCGCGTACTGGACTTTTGACGAAGGCCGCGGAAATCAAGCGGCAGACTCCGTATCCGGCAAAATCGATACTGTACAATTCGCACTTAGCAAAGGACGTTTCCAGGCTCCGAGAGATCCGGTCTGGGCTGCGGGGGTAAAGGGGAAAGCCTTGTCTTTTGACGGCTACTCCACGTTCATCCGCCGTCCTGCCCCCTTAGCCGCTCAGCCTTCGGAGAATCTGACCATAACGGCGTGGGTTGCTCCGAGGACGTATGATTACGGGGCGGAGAATCGTCTGGCGGCCATTGTGAACCAGCATAACCGGGAGGGGAAGGAAGGCTATATTTTGGGCTTGTTCAAGCACGGGGCCTGGTCGCTCCAGGCGGGAACGGGCGGCGAATGGCTGGAGACATGGTCTACCGAGCCGGTTCCTTTGCATAGGTGGTCTTTTGTGTGCGCCGTCTTCGCGGGGAGCGAAGGGCGGATATCGCTGTATCTCAACGGGCGGAAAACGACGGAGACCACTCTCAATCAACCCTTGAAGATAACGCCCGGCAGCGCCGATTTGCTCATCGGGCGCAATAATGACGGAGTGATTTTGGCCGAAGCTTTCGTAATGAACAACTTTGACGGCTGGATGGACGAGTTGGCCATTTATGACCGGGCGCTGACGGAAGCCGAAATTCAGCAGCGGTATGAGCAGGATCTCCGGGGCCATGGCGGCGTTATTCCGTCTATCGACCGCAAGGCTATGGAAATTCCCAGGCAGTATTTCGCCGCCGACCGCCACCGTCCGCAGTATCATATGAATCCGCCGGGACACTGGATGAATGAGCCTCACGCCCCGCTTTATTTTGAGGGCCAGTATCACTTGTTCTACCAGCAGAATCCCCAGGGCCCGTTCTACCATTATATTCACTGGGGACATGCGGTTAGCCCGGATCTCGTTCACTGGCGGGACTTGCCCGCTGCGCTCAGCCCGGAGTCCGGGCTTGACCCGGACGGAATCTGGTCGGGAAGCGCCTCCTATGATCATGAAGGGCTGCCGGTGCTGTTCTATACCATTGGAAATAATGATGAGACTCCCAATCAGTCGATTGGTCTTGCGAGAAGCTCATTTTCTGAAGACGGCGATAACGATTTAAAGAGCTGGATAAAGCATCCAATCCCAATTATTAGGCAGGAGCGGGGAACGGGCTTGTTCGGAGAATTCCGCGATCCTTTTGTCTGGAAAGAAGACGGAATCTATTATATGCTTGTCGGAACGGGCGCGGGCGGGCAGGAAGAGGGCGGGACGGCTCTGGTGTATACCTCCTCCGATATGCTGGACTGGGAGTACCGGGGTCCTTTGTATATTAGCGACTATGGCAAATACCCTTATCTCGGGAAAGCCTGGGAGCTGCCGGTCCTGCTTCCGCTCCCGCTTGAAGGGAAAGAAGGTACGAGATCAGGCAAGCATGTCCTGCTCATCAGTCCCTGGGGAGAAGGCGCTAAGGTTGAGGTCAACTATTGGATTGGAGTTTGGGACCCTGAAACCTGCAAATTTCAACCAGATCATGAGGAGCCGGGATTGATTGACGTCGGCGATTTTCATTTCACGGGACCCAGCGGCATGGTCGATCCGCGGACCGGACGCTCGCTCGTGTTTACGATTGCGCAGGGCGAACGGACGCCGGAAATCGATTATGATTGCGGCTGGGCGCACGGCGCGGGAATGCCGGTATCGCTGTTCCTGCGGACCGATGGACGGCTTGGCGTAGAGCCGGTGGAAGAAACCGCGCTGCTCCGGGGAAGACGGCTCTTGTCCGTGGCCGGGAGCAGTCTGGAGGACATCAACCGGCAATTGGCTGGGGTCAGCGGAGACATGCTGGAAATTATACTGCGCTTCAATTCGTGTCAGGCTGAACAGGTCGGCATTTCCCTTCGCCGCTCGCTGGATGGAGCGGAAGAGACGGTCATCCGGTTTAACCGCCTGGAGCAGCGGCTTGAGGTTGACCGGACAAACACGACGCTCGACGCGAGGGAACGGACACGGGGAATTCAGGGAGGCGATCTTCCGATTGGCGAGGAAACCTTGCGGCTGCATATTTTTGTCGACCGGTCGCTGATCGAATGCTACGCCAATGGGCTTAAGAGTCTGACCACCAGAGCCTATCCGTCGCGGCTGGATGCGCTTGGCCTGCTGCTGTGGTCGGGCGGCCCGGCGGAGCAAATCGATATGGACGTATGGGAGATGGGCCCGGCTTACCCATCCCATTAA
- a CDS encoding glutaredoxin family protein, translating into MSSQVIVYSTEGCGDCSRVKQMLQSEGVPFEVRDIMASEDYQQEVERLGFMGIPVTVAGGRAVKGFNHGELRELIAGAGMKK; encoded by the coding sequence ATGAGTTCCCAAGTGATCGTCTACTCCACCGAGGGCTGCGGCGATTGCAGCCGGGTGAAACAAATGCTTCAGAGTGAGGGCGTCCCGTTCGAGGTCAGGGATATTATGGCAAGCGAGGATTATCAGCAGGAAGTAGAACGTCTCGGCTTCATGGGCATTCCGGTTACCGTAGCGGGCGGCAGAGCGGTCAAGGGATTTAACCACGGCGAACTAAGGGAACTGATTGCCGGGGCAGGAATGAAGAAATAA